One part of the Quercus lobata isolate SW786 chromosome 7, ValleyOak3.0 Primary Assembly, whole genome shotgun sequence genome encodes these proteins:
- the LOC115952777 gene encoding putative disease resistance protein RGA4, producing the protein MAEGALFDLAGNVLQLLGSVIVEEVKLASSVETEIENLTDTVTTIRAVLLDAEMQSSHNHQIKDWLSKLKDVLHDADDLLDDFSTQVMRRKVMTKKVRLFSSSSMPLAFSPKMGHKIKSIRKKLKAIAEDKEAFHFSQSLVEPQVMNRGDRETYSFVLEDEVIGREDDKKEIMKRLFDDNVVENISIVPIVGFGGLGKTTLAQLVYNDKNVQTKFEIKLWVCISDVFDVQRIVKEILEHLTKRKHEGSIEMLQTQLREELNGKKYLIVLDDLWNEESNKWLLLRNLLMGGARGSRIIVTTRSESVARIIGATSWHALRGLPEEKAWSLFVKVAFENGQLPKNEAFESLGREIMRKCGGVPLAIRAIASLLCTKATENEWRSFKDYELSKITQEEENVILSTLKLSYNHLPSYLKQCFAYCRLFPKDYKIDVATLINLWAAQGFIKLSDSKQRVEDLGREYFMVLLRRCFFQDVEKDEYDIISYCKMHDLMHDLAALVAGMESTMLTSSGEYNGKKVRHVSFDLEDSSRKLSIFKVKGMKIRTILIASVGGELRNLNCNALVSNLNYLRTLDLSELNLRVVPHSIGELKHLRYLDLSKNSDIKFLPNSITKLLNLLTLNLNRCYSLKELPRGIKKLVNLRHLDVSWCGKLTHMPLGLGHLTSLEILTNFVLRQKGVKASSCGWYEKKQAKSGGGLSELKELSNLGGSLVIRKLGHGEDDMVECKATNMKQKQHLQDLELEWSYDDGETECYDDMSLEGLQPHPNLKALELIYYMGVRIPSWVSSLTNLVHFQLYRNYRLQHLPPLNQLPFLKSVRLVVMKALEYISDEDSVSNVLGASSSSSSSSSSSSKTPFFPSLSSLVLVSCRKLKGWWRNEPHHLLLPSFPPSLAQLVIWGCPNLTSMPLIPDLTSLKETNIYGCPLLRLHEGNSEDCPK; encoded by the coding sequence atggcGGAAGGAGCTTTGTTCGATCTTGCAGGGAACGTCCTTCAACTGCTGGGCTCTGTCATTGTTGAAGAGGTCAAACTGGCCTCTAGTGTTGAAACTGAGATTGAAAATCTAACCGACACAGTCACCACAATCCGCGCTGTGCTTCTGGATGCAGAAATGCAGAGTTCTCATAACCATCAGATCAAAGACTGGCTCAGTAAGCTCAAAGATGTCCTCCATGATGCTGATGATTTGCTGGATGATTTCTCCACCCAAGTTATGCGCCGCAAAGTGATGACAAAGAAGGTACGCCTTTTCTCTTCAAGTTCAATGCCGCTTGCTTTTAGTCCTAAGATGGGTCATAAAATAAAGTCAATTAGGAAGAAACTAAAGGCCATTGCAGAAGATAAGGAGGCTTTTCACTTTAGTCAAAGCTTGGTTGAGCCACAAGTCATGAATAGGGGGGACAGAGAAACTTATTCTTTTGTACTCGAAGATGAAGTTATTGGGAGAGAGgatgataagaaagagattatgaAACGTCTTTTTGATGACAATGTCGTAGAGAATATTTCTATCGTTCCAATTGTTGGTTTCGGAGGATTGGGCAAGACAACACTAGCTCAACTGGTATACAATGATAAAAATGtccaaacaaaatttgagaTAAAACTTTGGGTTTGTATCTCTGATGTCTTTGATGTGCAGCGGATTGTTAAAGAAATTTTAGAACATTTGACAAAAAGGAAGCATGAAGGAAGCATTGAGATGTTGCAAACTCAGCTTCGAGAAGAgcttaatggaaaaaaatactTGATTGTCTTGGATGATTTGTGGAACGAGGAGAGTAATAAATGGCTTCTCTTGAGAAATTTGTTAATGGGTGGTGCAAGGGGAAGTAGGATAATAGTGACCACACGCTCAGAAAGTGTAGCGAGGATAATAGGGGCAACTTCATGGCATGCTCTAAGAGGCCTACCTGAAGAAAAGGCTTGGAGTTTGTTTGTGAAAGTAGCATTTGAAAATGGTCAACTGCCAAAGAATGAAGCCTTTGAAAGTTTGGGTAGGGAGATTATGCGGAAGTGTGGTGGGGTACCTCTAGCCATAAGGGCGATAGCAAGCTTGCTATGCACCAAAGCTACAGAAAATGAGTGGCGATCCTTCAAAGATTATGAACTCTCAAAAATaactcaagaagaagaaaatgttattttatcaACGCTTAAGTTGAGTTATAATCATCTACCATCGTACTTAAAACAATGCTTTGCTTATTGTAGATTGTTTCCAAAAGATTACAAGATTGATGTAGCAACATTGATTAATCTTTGGGCAGCACAAGGTTTTATTAAGTTATCAGATTCAAAGCAACGTGTTGAGGATCTAGGGCGAGAGTACTTTATGGTATTACTTCGGAGATGTTTTTTTCAAGACGTAGAAAAAGATGAATATGACATTATATCATATTGCAAAATGCATGATCTCATGCATGATCTTGCAGCTCTTGTGGCTGGGATGGAGAGTACCATGCTAACTTCGAGTGGGGAGTATAATGGTAAAAAAGTTCGTCATGTATCATTTGATCTTGAAGATTCATCAAGGaaactttcaattttcaaggTTAAAGGAATGAAGATACGAACAATTCTTATAGCTAGTGTAGGGGGGGAATTGAGGAACTTAAATTGCAATGCACTTGTTTCAAATCTCAATTATTTACGAACATTAGATTTAAGTGAATTAAATCTACGTGTAGTGCCACATTCAATTGGGGAATTAAAACATTTAAGATATCTTGATCTTTCTAAAAATAGTGATATTAAATTTCTCCCTAATTCCATTACCAAGCTGTTAAATTTGTTGACGCTAAATCTTAACCGTTGTTACTCACTTAAAGAATTACCCAGGGGCATTAAGAAGTTGGTCAATCTTAGGCATTTAGACGTTAGTTGGTGTGGCAAATTGACGCATATGCCCCTTGGACTTGGGCATCttacttctcttgagatactAACAAATTTTGTGCTGAGGCAAAAGGGTGTGAAGGCAAGCTCGTGTGGTTGGTATGAGAAAAAACAGGCTAAGTCTGGTGGTGGGCTAAGTGAATTGAAGGAGCTGAGCAATTTGGGAGGAAGTCTAGTCATTAGAAAATTGGGACATGGAGAAGATGACATGGTGGAATGTAAAGCCACAAATATGAAGCAGAAACAACATCTTCAAGACCTGGAATTAGAGTGGAGTTATGATGATGGAGAAACTGAATGTTATGATGACATGTCCCTGGAAGGGCTCCAGCCACATCCAAATCTTAAAGCGTTGGAATTGATTTATTATATGGGTGTGAGAATTCCAAGTTGGGTCTCTTCTCTCACTAATCTTGTTCATTTTCAATTATATCGTAATTACAGATTGCAGCACCTCCCACCGTTAAATCAACTCCCTTTTCTCAAGTCTGTCCGTCTTGTGGTAATGAAAGCACTTGAATACATTTCAGATGAAGACAGTGTTAGTAACGTGTTGGGtgcttcctcttcctcttcttcttcttcttcttcttcttcaaaaacaCCATTCTTCCCATCCTTGTCTTCTCTTGTATTAGTGTCGTGCCGAAAACTGAAGGGATGGTGGAGGAATGAGCCACACCATCTCTTACTTCCATCATTTCCTCCTTCTCTTGCGCAATTAGTGATTTGGGGTTGCCCTAACCTGACTTCCATGCCCCTGATTCCCGATCTCACCTCTTTGAAAGAGACAAATATTTATGGTTGTCCCCTCTTACGGCTACACGAAGGAAACAGTGAAGATTGTCCCAAATAA